From the Panulirus ornatus isolate Po-2019 chromosome 46, ASM3632096v1, whole genome shotgun sequence genome, one window contains:
- the LOC139763169 gene encoding uncharacterized protein isoform X2: MNNRCLLLLLLLAALMAVYVGGTHHEVCEPDCTGRHPGDLVADPLDCTQYYVCLADGVPSAVHYHCPSGSFDPGASDCTGPELCASVCTPKECPMTCRNPPEYIADPKDCRKFYVCTDAGVLGPYDCPSDKPFFGDKDCGTDHSKCCSGLCYPYCFDGRVNIPDPLDCTKYYRCLAVGAVEEDMHLTCPEGQSFDIPSGECAAGSPCTLLCDEAAMTTSRTSTTVVTPTSGCLTSLICTKPGYFAQCQDCRPDFFYCSAAGVPGSHGMCTGGLVFNPVPSYPYCISPASCPYYPIL; this comes from the coding sequence GCTGTGTACGTTGGCGGGACGCACCACGAGGTGTGTGAACCAGACTGTACGGGGAGACACCCGGGTGACTTGGTGGCCGACCCTTTGGACTGCACGCAATATTACGTCTGCCTTGCTGATGGCGTCCCCTCGGCCGTACATTACCATTGCCCCAGCGGGAGCTTTGATCCCGGCGCCTCCGATTGCACGGGACCCGAGTTGTGTGCTAGTGTCTGTACGCCCAAAGAGTGTCCTATGACGTGTCGAAATCCCCCCGAATATATCGCTGACCCTAAAGACTGTCGGAAGTTCTACGTTTGCACAGACGCTGGTGTTCTGGGCCCTTATGACTGCCCATCGGACAAGCCTTTCTTCGGCGACAAAGATTGCGGCACAGATCACTCTAAATGCTGCAGTGGACTGTGTTACCCTTATTGTTTTGATGGGAGGGTCAATATCCCCGACCCTCTGGACTGTACCAAGTATTACCGCTGCCTGGCGGTGGGAGCCGTTGAGGAAGACATGCACCTCACCTGTCCAGAGGGACAGAGCTTTGACATCCCTTCAGGGGAGTGCGCCGCGGGCAGCCCATGTACCTTACTGTGTGATGAGGCCGCAATGACCACAAGCAGAACGTCCACGACGGTCGTCACTCCCACCTCCGGCTGCCTAACCTCACTCATATGCACGAAACCTGGCTACTTCGCACAGTGCCAAGACTGCAGGCCAGATTTCTTCTACTGTTCAGCCGCCGGTGTGCCAGGTAGCCATGGGATGTGCACAGGAGGCTTGGTGTTTAACCCAGTTCCCAGCTACCCGTATTGTATTTCCCCAGCCAGTTGTCCCTACTATCCAATCCTctga
- the LOC139763169 gene encoding uncharacterized protein isoform X5 — protein sequence MNNRCLLLLLPLAALMAVYVGGTHHEVCEPDCTGRHPGDLVADPLDCTQYYVCLADGVPSAVHYHCPSGSFDPGASDCTGPELCASVCTPKECPMTCRNPPEYIADPKDCRKFYVCTDAGVLGPYDCPSDKPFFGDKDCGTDHSKCCSGLCYPYCFDGRVNIPDPLDCTKYYRCLAVGAVEEDMHLTCPEGQSFDIPSGECAAGSPCTLLCDEAAMTTSRTSTTVVTPTSGCLTSLICTKPGYFAQCQDCRPDFFYCSAAGVPGSHGMCTGGLVFNPVPSYPYCISPASCPYYPIL from the coding sequence GCTGTGTACGTTGGCGGGACGCACCACGAGGTGTGTGAACCAGACTGTACGGGGAGACACCCGGGTGACTTGGTGGCCGACCCTTTGGACTGCACGCAATATTACGTCTGCCTTGCTGATGGCGTCCCCTCGGCCGTACATTACCATTGCCCCAGCGGGAGCTTTGATCCCGGCGCCTCCGATTGCACGGGACCCGAGTTGTGTGCTAGTGTCTGTACGCCCAAAGAGTGTCCTATGACGTGTCGAAATCCCCCCGAATATATCGCTGACCCTAAAGACTGTCGGAAGTTCTACGTTTGCACAGACGCTGGTGTTCTGGGCCCTTATGACTGCCCATCGGACAAGCCTTTCTTCGGCGACAAAGATTGCGGCACAGATCACTCTAAATGCTGCAGTGGACTGTGTTACCCTTATTGTTTTGATGGGAGGGTCAATATCCCCGACCCTCTGGACTGTACCAAGTATTACCGCTGCCTGGCGGTGGGAGCCGTTGAGGAAGACATGCACCTCACCTGTCCAGAGGGACAGAGCTTTGACATCCCTTCAGGGGAGTGCGCCGCGGGCAGCCCATGTACCTTACTGTGTGATGAGGCCGCAATGACCACAAGCAGAACGTCCACGACGGTCGTCACTCCCACCTCCGGCTGCCTAACCTCACTCATATGCACGAAACCTGGCTACTTCGCACAGTGCCAAGACTGCAGGCCAGATTTCTTCTACTGTTCAGCCGCCGGTGTGCCAGGTAGCCATGGGATGTGCACAGGAGGCTTGGTGTTTAACCCAGTTCCCAGCTACCCGTATTGTATTTCCCCAGCCAGTTGTCCCTACTATCCAATCCTctga